One Bos indicus x Bos taurus breed Angus x Brahman F1 hybrid chromosome 6, Bos_hybrid_MaternalHap_v2.0, whole genome shotgun sequence genomic window carries:
- the LOC113894784 gene encoding putative uncharacterized protein WWC2-AS2 has product MLLDGGRLAGWEVRAGALPPHHQIREALVRRKKAGRGPVGRWQRGHRARLAGERGRGHVPVPGFPAPAPEGSRAPARPPRHPPARSPVVGLCASLSPRARGTKARRHPCPGRGSRRRSQLQACNARLSAWRPASCPAEPGAGGEGRTSAQLAARGAGRGCWRGPAACGEPRRSRRSAAPRQVTVKALPSIPSPESPS; this is encoded by the exons ATGTTACTTGACG GAGGCAGACTAGCAGGCTGGGAAGTCAGGGCAGGCGCGCTCCCACCACACCACCAGATTCGAGAGGCGCTGGTGCGACGGAAAAAGGCGGGCAGGGGACCAGTCGGGAGGTGGCAACGAGGGCACAGGGCACGCCTCGCAGGGGAACGGGGGCGGGGCCACGTGCCAGTCCCAGGGTTCCCAGCTCCAGCACCGGAGGGCTCGCGCGCCCCAGCCCGCCCGCCGCGCCACCCGCCCGCTAGGAGCCCGGTCGTAGGACTCTGCGCTTCGCTCAGCCCGCGAGCGCGCGGCACGAAAGCGCGTCGGCATCCATGCCCCGGCCGCGGGAGCAGGAGGCGCTCGCAGCTCCAGGCGTGTAATGCGAGGCTGAGCGCGTGGCGGCCCGCGTCGTGCCCTGCGGAGCCAGGCGCGGGAGGTGAGGGGCGCACTTCAGCTCAGCTCGCagcgcgcggggcggggcgcggctGCTGGCGGGGCCCGGCCGCTTGCGGGGAGCCGCGGAGGAGCAGGCGCTCTGCGGCCCCGAGGCAGGTCACGGTTAAAGCTTTGCCATCAATTCCGAGTCCAGAAAGTCCGTCCTAA